In a genomic window of Neochlamydia sp. AcF84:
- a CDS encoding IS1634 family transposase, whose amino-acid sequence LLVYSEQAFIREKKTLDRQIEKELQAKVKELKQLASKAFDCEKDAKAALKAFEKKLKYHRLDKINTIQKRSKQEPGRPKKEQALSIQYRMEAALAKDEQKISTSLQRKGKFILATNELNAELLSNDDLLDNYKGQQSVERGFRFLKDPLFMTSSVFLKNEQRIIALAMIMCLCLLVYTLTQRHLRQQLEKLSTSIPNQLGKPTKMPTLRWIFQVFEGVHLLIKRTPEGIKELILNLTPNMRHILQVLGPPFQKLYANGN is encoded by the coding sequence GCTTTTAGTCTATTCTGAACAAGCTTTTATAAGGGAAAAGAAAACCTTAGATAGGCAAATAGAAAAAGAGCTGCAAGCAAAAGTCAAAGAATTAAAGCAACTTGCCTCAAAAGCTTTTGATTGCGAAAAAGATGCTAAAGCAGCCTTGAAAGCTTTTGAAAAAAAGCTTAAATATCATCGTCTAGACAAAATAAATACTATACAAAAACGAAGCAAGCAAGAACCTGGCAGACCTAAAAAAGAGCAAGCTTTATCAATCCAGTATAGAATGGAGGCAGCTTTAGCAAAAGATGAGCAAAAAATTTCTACTAGCTTACAAAGAAAAGGAAAATTTATCCTGGCCACTAATGAGCTGAATGCCGAGCTTCTTTCAAATGATGATCTGTTAGACAATTATAAAGGCCAACAATCGGTGGAAAGAGGATTCCGCTTTCTCAAAGATCCCTTATTTATGACTTCGTCGGTATTCCTTAAAAATGAGCAAAGGATTATAGCTTTAGCTATGATTATGTGTCTTTGCTTGCTAGTTTATACCCTTACTCAGCGCCATTTACGTCAACAATTAGAAAAGCTGTCTACCTCCATTCCTAATCAATTAGGAAAACCTACAAAGATGCCTACCCTGCGCTGGATTTTCCAAGTTTTTGAAGGTGTGCACCTCTTAATCAAACGTACTCCTGAGGGTATAAAAGAGTTAATCCTTAATTTAACTCCTAATATGAGGCATATTTTGCAGGTTTTAGGCCCTCCTTTTCAGAAATTATATGCTAATGGAAATTAA